A portion of the Herpetosiphon gulosus genome contains these proteins:
- a CDS encoding Ig-like domain-containing protein: MQHLKLVSQWFRLIVISFLLSSSILSRSYAQSTEAPILVDPKGLLSADLHPAVIAALGQPTINPTSSHYLVGSVRQEAGWALISLLVLEQPSSSELDHAPSILLLAQQQHLQWQAAAAPSQQFNQFVSDAPTTFLSANAKQILQLDPNRPQQPTLVEYKFPWVKDLAWALTSARNPAWHDVFGNTAALDFITSGADKRVLASAAGTITGICNGSNGLAYNVEIMDSDGVKINYVHLDQAAWDRNAIALGRVVQRGAILGNARAGTFSDCGNTNQQANSAHVHLVVPINRTIVMDGWTIQYPNNYLERNGERRGPGSFFTSSNALDSIPPVINFVAGPATERWYNTNQRIEWQISDPDSGVRGMSQAWDSTPPGPPPQFATNQGWLDFSGLSEGQHTVNVRAWDNAGNEASSSRGWFGYDISQPQGNISSPLNNTIITSPQLEIKAGASDSLSGVQEVSFYAQYNNTRQQICTSTGAPHRCQWTIPQGISDQSIIISIDVLDNAGNLAQNSGGTRSLILDQTAPVGAVHLNYGWGFAHGLAMPLNLVADGTGSPLQSMRLSHNGVDWAEWQPFKAWSWVLLTGEHQQTGRIYAQVKDYAGNTSATFEGTIDLNFYPTVPQSNHYQLPKSIHALGGTNQQSANYQIMGTIGQPIANNGDTTSSNYRLTLGYWGTHVVAEPAVYTVYLPYTRK, from the coding sequence ATGCAACATTTAAAGCTTGTAAGCCAATGGTTTCGATTGATCGTGATTAGTTTTCTGCTAAGTAGTAGCATCTTAAGCCGATCATACGCTCAGAGCACCGAAGCCCCTATTTTGGTTGATCCAAAAGGACTCTTGTCAGCCGATCTGCATCCAGCGGTTATTGCGGCACTGGGCCAACCAACAATCAACCCAACGAGTAGCCATTATCTTGTTGGCAGTGTGCGGCAGGAGGCAGGCTGGGCACTTATTTCACTGCTGGTTTTGGAGCAACCCTCAAGTTCGGAGCTTGATCATGCACCATCGATTTTACTGCTTGCCCAGCAACAACACCTGCAATGGCAAGCAGCAGCGGCTCCTAGCCAGCAATTCAATCAGTTCGTTAGCGATGCTCCAACAACCTTTCTGAGCGCGAATGCCAAGCAAATCTTACAACTTGATCCTAATCGACCTCAACAACCAACCTTGGTAGAGTATAAATTTCCTTGGGTTAAAGATCTCGCATGGGCATTAACCTCGGCCCGCAATCCAGCGTGGCATGATGTATTTGGCAATACCGCTGCGCTAGATTTTATTACCAGCGGCGCAGACAAACGGGTTTTAGCCTCGGCAGCAGGCACGATTACTGGGATTTGTAATGGCTCAAATGGCCTAGCGTATAATGTCGAAATCATGGATAGCGATGGGGTGAAAATCAATTATGTTCACCTTGATCAAGCCGCATGGGATCGTAATGCAATCGCGCTTGGGCGGGTTGTTCAGCGGGGAGCTATTTTAGGCAATGCTAGAGCTGGTACCTTCAGCGATTGTGGCAATACCAATCAACAGGCCAACAGCGCCCACGTTCATTTAGTGGTACCAATAAATCGCACGATCGTCATGGATGGCTGGACGATTCAATACCCCAATAATTATCTTGAACGGAATGGTGAGCGACGTGGACCTGGTAGCTTCTTTACTTCAAGCAATGCCCTAGACTCAATTCCGCCAGTGATTAACTTTGTGGCAGGGCCAGCAACCGAACGTTGGTATAACACCAACCAACGGATCGAATGGCAAATCAGCGATCCTGACTCAGGTGTTCGCGGAATGAGCCAAGCTTGGGATAGTACCCCGCCAGGGCCACCACCGCAATTTGCCACCAATCAAGGCTGGCTGGATTTTAGTGGGTTGAGCGAAGGCCAGCATACAGTCAATGTCCGCGCTTGGGATAATGCTGGCAATGAAGCCAGTAGCAGTCGTGGCTGGTTTGGCTATGATATTAGCCAGCCCCAGGGCAACATCAGCAGCCCACTCAACAATACAATCATCACCAGCCCACAGCTTGAGATTAAAGCAGGTGCAAGTGATAGCTTAAGCGGAGTTCAAGAAGTTAGCTTCTATGCTCAATATAACAACACACGGCAGCAGATTTGCACTAGCACAGGAGCACCACACCGCTGCCAATGGACTATACCGCAGGGCATTTCCGATCAGTCAATTATTATTTCAATTGATGTGCTGGATAATGCAGGCAATCTAGCCCAGAATAGTGGGGGAACCCGGAGTCTGATTCTTGATCAAACCGCACCCGTTGGGGCTGTACATCTAAATTATGGCTGGGGATTTGCTCATGGTCTGGCCATGCCGCTTAATCTTGTTGCCGATGGCACAGGGAGCCCATTACAGAGCATGCGCTTAAGCCACAATGGAGTTGATTGGGCCGAATGGCAACCGTTTAAAGCTTGGTCATGGGTATTGCTTACTGGTGAACACCAGCAAACTGGGCGCATTTATGCTCAGGTTAAAGATTATGCCGGGAATACTTCGGCAACCTTCGAAGGCACAATCGACTTAAACTTTTACCCAACCGTACCACAATCAAACCATTACCAACTGCCTAAAAGTATTCATGCACTTGGTGGCACGAATCAGCAATCGGCCAATTATCAGATCATGGGTACAATCGGCCAACCAATCGCTAACAATGGCGATACAACCAGCAGCAACTATCGGCTTACCCTTGGATATTGGGGAACCCATGTAGTTGCCGAACCAGCGGTTTACACGGTCTATCTCCCCTACACACGCAAGTAA
- a CDS encoding sigma-70 family RNA polymerase sigma factor — MGQLPSFADQPIAEVIKHCRNERYRFIQEQESESAACSELFWRALKGNDQGAWSAIYEQFKGLIYHWINDSQFADPDDILQEAWSNFYHYAPKNQELVESYNLSRYLKYLFRCVKTVIIRQAQNEPKQHLYLDINNPVFADITLIDTNQLNSADEHQLTQRLIELSHNEQERLVFILKFIYEYKPREILDRYQQRFQDIQEINKIIQRLVRRFQNDPIIQQYNPNLVAEECQNRAPVDSLTVAKFSSDTEAEDTLMGQPCSLTTDVLLDYVLGLASPTIQAQISASTACQAAARSLAQRILPFRWFMHSLSCPDPEQLLAYQEKLLTTTPQLIVYAHIKTCPLCQDILVLLDHLDQRFEPPQPTFALFRKPLSFGLRGASNTIWDFETPRYWITLRADRQSLNQQRWDLAGQIRLLEDRQLAAHELQALTLRSITDPNHTFSSSEPQAARFRILNIPAGHYTLEIMTIHGQIILEAISIEGVQADA; from the coding sequence ATGGGTCAATTGCCGAGCTTTGCAGATCAGCCGATTGCCGAAGTTATAAAGCATTGTCGCAATGAGCGTTATCGCTTTATCCAAGAACAGGAAAGTGAATCAGCCGCCTGTTCAGAGCTTTTTTGGCGAGCGTTAAAAGGTAATGATCAAGGAGCATGGAGCGCTATTTACGAGCAATTTAAGGGTTTAATCTATCATTGGATCAATGATAGTCAATTTGCTGATCCTGATGATATTCTCCAAGAGGCTTGGAGTAACTTTTATCATTATGCTCCAAAAAATCAGGAGCTTGTTGAAAGTTACAATTTATCGCGCTATCTTAAATATTTATTTCGCTGTGTTAAAACCGTTATCATTCGTCAGGCACAAAATGAGCCTAAACAACATTTATATCTAGATATTAATAATCCAGTTTTTGCAGATATTACCCTAATCGACACCAATCAGCTAAATAGTGCTGATGAACATCAATTGACTCAACGTTTAATCGAATTAAGCCATAATGAGCAAGAGCGATTAGTTTTCATCCTTAAATTTATCTATGAATATAAGCCTAGAGAAATTCTAGACCGTTATCAACAGCGATTTCAGGATATTCAAGAAATCAACAAAATCATTCAACGGTTGGTACGGCGCTTTCAAAACGATCCAATTATCCAACAATATAACCCCAATCTCGTTGCTGAAGAATGCCAAAATCGAGCACCAGTTGACTCGCTTACAGTAGCAAAATTTAGTTCTGATACTGAGGCTGAGGATACACTAATGGGTCAACCATGTTCATTAACCACCGATGTATTGTTAGATTATGTGCTAGGGCTAGCATCACCAACAATCCAAGCACAAATTAGCGCCTCAACGGCATGTCAAGCCGCCGCACGGAGCCTAGCCCAACGTATTTTACCGTTCCGTTGGTTTATGCATAGCTTAAGCTGTCCTGATCCAGAGCAACTGCTTGCCTATCAAGAAAAGCTATTAACTACAACTCCGCAATTAATCGTCTATGCTCATATCAAAACCTGTCCACTATGCCAAGATATTCTCGTTTTGCTTGATCACCTTGATCAGCGATTTGAACCACCACAACCAACCTTTGCACTATTTCGTAAACCACTAAGTTTTGGCTTACGTGGGGCAAGTAATACAATTTGGGATTTTGAGACTCCACGCTATTGGATTACATTAAGAGCAGATCGGCAAAGTCTCAATCAGCAGCGCTGGGATCTTGCAGGCCAAATTCGGCTACTCGAGGATCGCCAATTAGCAGCCCATGAGCTACAAGCATTAACCCTGCGATCAATTACCGATCCAAATCACACGTTTAGCAGTAGCGAACCTCAAGCAGCCCGCTTCCGAATTTTAAACATTCCAGCCGGCCACTACACCCTTGAGATCATGACCATCCATGGCCAGATCATCCTTGAAGCAATCAGCATCGAAGGAGTTCAGGCCGATGCATGA
- a CDS encoding CHAT domain-containing protein, protein MHECRTWLEHYQRLAEPQRHIWLQQHPPCLQCIAELKHQSDQHLRVNGQLADWFSQAAIEAALASSDPEIQALADWARGNWAIYHDHQQVFGFYEQALSFYRKQTDNLSIARLLGNLVGAYADRGDFKAAEAAYAEAKQRYQGFDLSYQLVLEQNYGIVLSRHRHYPAALACFSQAIVMAHQLSLEDRVLENSVNQALIFFYQGQFRQSEAGLLNSYRLAQALDHGLTIARIAMNLAEVYANLGQPALAIDYFKQARLGFQHQHAHMEQGSVWLREGQLFERLGSFGAAIQVYQAAINHFEQHAMQPQVAEAYARLAIVFRATQAFDQANQALLQAQQRWQALDHQSWLLTIRLEQIALALAQKAYQLAETELAQLQLPDPTYQYHIIGAYKALAAEQRFEATQQLAAFQQATEHYQQLLAYAQQEQHQWLARDSYAGLGRLAYELDPIQALTAFDQALTHEKAIRQALSVEELKASFHAQAYAVYHLPIAICRQLRRWADLLNYVWHYKGSALAEIIHAKSQLQINPLELQQLNQLRQLLASRRWEYGQRSGFDPEFAAEILSLEQQIQTLRRERNNQAFSQPSFGTLPMVFQQHQASCLIEFYTDQHFLYALRIEQNGSIQHYRLVDLNQLKILLIDLQLSFRNVLTLTPTQLQQQLTMWQQESLALLGECFDCLIRPLGSFKLHSQILISPCDPLYLVPFAALWDGQAYFGTNVKISLTICAGICQPTKPPEYSDSQLALLIGASAEGKLEQIEAEISAIQAILPKHQALFDHPDDYQCLSQLETSPRYLHIAAHSILRFDAPIFSAIQLKGGVFAVEQCYELPLNASELVVLSGCTTATGLDTGGSLLAFQSAFFVAGVGHVISSLWETHDQATMLWMQSFYQGLTQGLDVPQAIQTSQAWLRQHPLYNHPAFWAVFSHSRI, encoded by the coding sequence ATGCATGAATGTCGGACATGGCTTGAGCATTATCAGCGCTTGGCTGAGCCGCAACGCCACATTTGGCTGCAACAACATCCTCCCTGTCTACAATGTATAGCCGAACTCAAGCACCAAAGTGATCAGCATTTACGGGTAAACGGCCAATTAGCTGATTGGTTCAGCCAAGCCGCCATTGAAGCTGCCTTGGCAAGCTCCGACCCCGAAATTCAGGCACTAGCCGATTGGGCGCGTGGTAATTGGGCGATTTATCACGATCATCAACAGGTTTTTGGATTCTATGAACAAGCATTAAGTTTCTACCGCAAGCAAACCGATAATCTTAGTATTGCGCGATTATTGGGTAATTTGGTTGGTGCCTATGCCGACCGTGGCGATTTTAAAGCAGCTGAGGCCGCCTATGCTGAGGCCAAACAACGCTACCAAGGTTTTGATCTTAGCTATCAATTAGTTTTGGAGCAAAATTATGGCATTGTTTTGAGTCGCCATCGCCATTATCCTGCTGCCCTAGCTTGTTTTAGCCAAGCAATTGTTATGGCCCACCAACTTAGCTTAGAGGATCGTGTTTTAGAAAATTCGGTCAATCAAGCCCTAATCTTCTTTTATCAGGGGCAGTTTCGCCAAAGTGAAGCCGGATTACTCAACAGCTATCGCTTGGCCCAAGCGCTTGACCATGGGTTAACAATTGCCCGAATCGCGATGAATCTCGCTGAAGTGTATGCCAATCTTGGGCAACCAGCTTTGGCGATCGATTATTTTAAACAGGCGCGTTTGGGCTTTCAACACCAACATGCCCACATGGAACAGGGATCGGTTTGGCTGCGCGAAGGCCAACTTTTTGAACGCCTTGGGAGTTTTGGCGCAGCAATTCAGGTTTATCAAGCCGCCATCAACCACTTCGAACAGCATGCCATGCAGCCACAGGTCGCCGAAGCATATGCCCGTTTAGCAATTGTATTTCGCGCCACACAGGCTTTTGATCAGGCAAATCAAGCGTTATTGCAAGCACAACAACGTTGGCAAGCATTAGATCATCAAAGTTGGTTGTTGACAATCAGATTAGAACAGATTGCCCTTGCATTAGCCCAAAAAGCCTATCAATTGGCTGAAACAGAGCTGGCACAGCTTCAGCTACCTGACCCTACTTATCAGTACCACATTATTGGTGCATATAAGGCTTTAGCCGCCGAACAACGCTTTGAGGCAACCCAACAGCTAGCAGCATTCCAGCAAGCAACCGAACATTATCAGCAACTACTAGCCTATGCGCAACAAGAACAACATCAGTGGCTTGCCCGTGATAGTTATGCTGGTTTGGGACGTTTAGCCTATGAACTCGATCCAATTCAAGCTCTAACAGCCTTTGATCAGGCATTAACTCATGAAAAAGCGATCCGCCAAGCACTTAGCGTCGAAGAACTCAAGGCCAGCTTTCATGCTCAAGCCTATGCGGTATACCACCTACCCATTGCAATCTGTCGCCAATTGCGGCGTTGGGCTGATTTGTTAAATTATGTATGGCACTATAAAGGCAGTGCTTTAGCCGAAATTATCCATGCCAAATCTCAACTTCAGATTAACCCTCTAGAATTACAACAACTCAACCAGTTGCGCCAATTGTTGGCGAGTCGCCGCTGGGAATATGGGCAACGCTCAGGGTTTGATCCAGAGTTTGCTGCCGAGATTTTAAGTTTGGAACAACAAATTCAAACCTTACGCCGTGAACGCAATAATCAAGCATTCAGTCAACCAAGTTTTGGCACGCTGCCAATGGTTTTTCAGCAGCATCAGGCCAGTTGTTTAATCGAGTTCTATACCGATCAGCACTTTTTGTATGCCCTGCGGATTGAACAAAATGGGAGTATCCAGCACTATCGATTGGTCGATCTCAACCAACTAAAAATACTCCTGATCGATCTCCAGCTTAGTTTCCGCAATGTCCTAACGCTGACACCAACCCAGCTCCAGCAACAACTGACCATGTGGCAGCAAGAAAGTCTGGCCTTATTAGGTGAATGTTTTGATTGCTTAATTCGTCCGCTCGGCTCTTTCAAGCTGCATAGCCAGATTCTGATCTCACCCTGCGATCCGCTCTATTTGGTGCCATTTGCCGCGCTATGGGATGGTCAAGCATATTTTGGAACAAATGTAAAGATCAGTTTAACTATTTGTGCTGGAATCTGCCAACCAACCAAGCCACCTGAGTACAGTGACTCTCAGCTAGCCCTATTGATTGGTGCTTCAGCTGAGGGAAAGCTTGAGCAAATTGAAGCAGAGATTAGCGCGATCCAAGCGATTTTACCCAAGCATCAAGCTTTATTTGATCATCCAGACGATTATCAATGCTTAAGCCAATTAGAGACTAGCCCGCGCTATCTCCATATTGCTGCCCATAGTATATTACGCTTTGATGCCCCGATCTTCTCGGCAATTCAACTCAAGGGTGGGGTTTTTGCGGTTGAACAATGCTATGAATTACCTTTGAACGCCAGCGAATTAGTTGTTTTGAGTGGCTGTACGACTGCTACAGGGTTAGACACTGGTGGGTCTTTACTCGCATTCCAATCAGCATTTTTTGTTGCAGGAGTGGGCCATGTGATTAGTAGTTTGTGGGAAACCCATGATCAAGCAACCATGTTGTGGATGCAAAGCTTTTATCAAGGCCTCACCCAAGGTTTAGACGTTCCTCAAGCAATCCAGACAAGTCAAGCTTGGCTACGCCAACACCCACTTTATAATCATCCCGCCTTTTGGGCAGTATTTAGCCATAGCCGTATCTAA
- a CDS encoding clostripain-related cysteine peptidase: protein MRLRWMLKLWLCLIGLSIVGIVLPATTLAEFTNSGYAPDPIGLPGDCIGVTPPSGATPICCMSGYVWFDGATIQGAIVTVETASGTQQTLNTDFHTGSPYAYYKTALAGAPLNLVAGQTISVTATYGGYTQTISHTVQRGGQQVDLVLARQSVNDYRFQTKVWPSGALGSFRNPQALAVSQLENAIYVADSDNYRIQVIKNGIFQQSWGSIGNLVDEFARISDIGLDQQGFVYVVDAGNQRIKKIKADGQVVAIWDSDQGLNQPEKIALTPMNQLYGLSVDGSVDIINTLNGQHQAHWNYKLILNKPLGIIRDIAVDQYQQVYIVDGYYNAIYKFTSNGQYIGTIGSQQPGFRPKAVTINLEQNTLMVSDIWNQKIYTIAANGYTLEVLNNQNANDLALSATGKLYGLNQNRVQQIGSNGVIIQEWGSDATDQEIRKPDGIAINAQGQLYVVDQDQARIYQFDQQQQLIHSWGGFGNSNGQFNRPSGIAIDRQNNIYIADTNNHRVQKFNSQGQWLMSIGSYGIGNGAFDRPQGISIDQQNGEIYVTEYGNHRVQKFNQQGQFLLAWGGYGTSNGHFDAPIGIALGTDQLVYVVDSAFAASNTNHSRIQVFRKDGTWVKSWGNYGLLGHPRWLLIDENNHLWLSNAQHQGRMLQRFNSDGQPLQAFGSLGQANGHFNTPVGLAAYQQNLYVSDSLDRRIQILTPMRYTKPIATITWAGKLQLTLDTDRLVMYGRGFDSSQSSYTDVQYQWYFDGVLIGNQAVLDFDIQHASIGQHIVSLRVQNQAGESSEERFIEIRIYPVPQTTWTFLLYLVADSANDGSELLAAMDSDGLGQGLLARIRQLQAQNPNVHVNVVAQIDGYNQPTRRLTLQPDGTFSDQPIGEVAMDTSSGLADFISWGKTEKPAMYYYLAIAGHGNGIQGTAWDDSSGSNQYLRITELRAALDEVQIANQPVIDVLHFDACSMGLFDIAYELRHHVRYIVASQNLAWSFFLQDRYFAQTGEYTTPQSLATFIVETYANHADQLSLNPLAEQYPYTIALLNLARSETTLTALNQVAQQLITISSTNVAMRQHLAEIRQQSQKFDSDGSYEISPSDEYIDLVHWLERLQSSPELSDPTLQSAIQTSLNSLSGANPLILADASSGARYHMPSRYQSIPTDLSGANGISLYYPAPNSPSVPTSLWAEYRNHQRFSLTQASAWDEYLTLSLGPSALPPGQIPLPEPGYPFNQRHVVYLPISRK from the coding sequence ATGCGGCTGCGATGGATGCTCAAACTATGGCTTTGCTTAATTGGATTAAGCATCGTTGGGATCGTTCTGCCAGCAACGACTCTTGCTGAATTCACCAACTCAGGCTATGCGCCTGATCCGATTGGCTTGCCTGGTGATTGTATTGGAGTTACCCCACCAAGTGGGGCAACCCCGATTTGCTGCATGAGTGGCTATGTTTGGTTTGATGGAGCAACTATTCAAGGGGCAATTGTAACGGTTGAAACCGCTAGTGGAACGCAACAAACCCTCAATACAGACTTTCATACAGGTAGCCCATATGCCTACTATAAGACAGCCTTGGCAGGCGCACCATTGAACCTCGTCGCGGGTCAAACAATCAGCGTTACGGCAACCTATGGTGGCTATACCCAAACCATTAGCCATACGGTTCAACGCGGTGGGCAACAGGTTGACCTCGTTTTGGCCCGTCAATCAGTCAATGATTATCGCTTCCAAACCAAAGTATGGCCAAGCGGGGCTTTAGGTAGTTTTCGTAACCCGCAGGCACTTGCAGTCAGCCAGCTTGAGAATGCGATTTATGTTGCTGATAGTGACAATTACCGCATTCAGGTGATTAAAAATGGGATATTTCAACAAAGTTGGGGTTCAATTGGCAATCTTGTCGATGAATTTGCTCGAATCTCAGATATTGGCTTAGATCAACAGGGGTTTGTCTACGTTGTTGATGCAGGTAATCAACGTATTAAAAAAATTAAAGCTGATGGTCAAGTCGTAGCGATTTGGGATAGCGATCAAGGATTAAACCAACCTGAAAAAATTGCGCTTACGCCTATGAATCAGTTATATGGCTTAAGCGTCGATGGAAGTGTCGATATTATTAATACGCTCAATGGACAGCATCAAGCTCATTGGAACTATAAACTCATTCTCAATAAGCCTTTGGGTATTATTCGAGATATTGCGGTTGACCAATATCAACAAGTGTATATCGTTGATGGTTACTACAATGCAATTTATAAATTCACCAGTAATGGTCAATATATTGGCACAATTGGTAGCCAACAACCTGGATTTAGACCAAAAGCAGTAACAATTAACCTTGAACAAAATACATTGATGGTAAGCGATATTTGGAATCAAAAGATTTATACAATTGCAGCAAATGGCTATACTTTAGAAGTATTAAACAATCAAAACGCTAATGATCTTGCACTTAGTGCAACTGGAAAGCTCTATGGATTAAATCAAAATCGAGTTCAACAAATTGGTTCAAACGGGGTAATTATTCAAGAATGGGGCAGTGATGCAACTGATCAGGAAATCCGCAAACCTGATGGAATCGCGATTAACGCTCAAGGCCAGCTCTATGTTGTCGATCAAGATCAAGCTCGGATTTATCAATTCGATCAGCAGCAACAATTAATTCATTCATGGGGTGGTTTTGGTAACTCAAATGGCCAATTTAATCGCCCAAGCGGCATTGCGATCGATCGTCAGAATAATATTTATATTGCAGACACCAATAATCATCGAGTTCAGAAATTCAATTCCCAAGGTCAGTGGCTAATGAGTATTGGTAGTTATGGAATTGGCAATGGAGCATTTGATCGGCCTCAAGGAATTAGTATCGATCAGCAAAATGGCGAGATCTATGTCACCGAATATGGGAATCATCGAGTTCAGAAATTCAACCAACAAGGGCAATTTTTGCTAGCTTGGGGTGGCTATGGCACAAGTAACGGCCATTTTGATGCCCCGATTGGCATTGCGCTTGGCACAGATCAGCTTGTCTATGTTGTAGATAGCGCCTTTGCGGCCTCCAACACCAATCATTCACGCATCCAAGTTTTTCGTAAAGATGGAACGTGGGTCAAAAGCTGGGGCAACTATGGCTTATTAGGGCATCCACGCTGGTTATTAATCGATGAAAATAATCATCTCTGGCTCAGCAATGCCCAACACCAAGGACGCATGCTCCAGCGTTTTAACAGCGATGGACAGCCGCTTCAGGCGTTTGGTAGTTTAGGTCAAGCCAACGGCCACTTTAATACGCCAGTTGGTTTAGCAGCTTACCAACAAAACCTCTATGTTAGCGATAGTCTTGATCGACGGATTCAAATTTTAACCCCCATGCGCTATACAAAACCGATTGCGACGATCACATGGGCTGGTAAATTACAACTTACCTTAGACACCGATCGTTTGGTGATGTATGGCCGAGGCTTCGATAGTAGTCAATCAAGCTATACAGATGTGCAGTATCAATGGTATTTCGATGGCGTTTTAATCGGCAATCAAGCAGTTTTAGATTTTGATATTCAGCATGCCTCGATTGGTCAGCATATTGTTAGTTTACGGGTTCAGAATCAAGCTGGTGAAAGTTCAGAAGAACGTTTTATAGAAATACGGATCTACCCAGTCCCTCAAACGACCTGGACTTTTCTACTGTACCTCGTTGCTGATAGTGCCAATGATGGTTCGGAATTATTGGCGGCAATGGATAGTGATGGCTTAGGCCAAGGCCTATTGGCTCGAATTCGCCAGCTTCAAGCACAAAATCCTAATGTTCATGTCAATGTTGTTGCCCAAATTGATGGCTATAATCAACCAACTCGTCGGCTAACCTTACAACCAGATGGAACATTTAGTGATCAACCAATTGGTGAGGTCGCAATGGATACCAGCTCTGGTCTGGCTGATTTTATTAGTTGGGGCAAAACTGAAAAACCAGCAATGTATTATTACTTGGCAATTGCAGGCCACGGCAATGGAATTCAAGGAACAGCATGGGATGATTCGAGTGGCTCAAATCAATATTTGAGGATCACAGAACTCCGCGCGGCCTTAGATGAAGTCCAAATCGCCAATCAACCAGTAATTGATGTGCTGCATTTCGATGCTTGTTCGATGGGTTTATTTGATATCGCCTATGAATTACGCCATCATGTCCGTTACATCGTAGCTTCACAAAATTTGGCTTGGTCTTTTTTCCTCCAAGATCGTTACTTTGCGCAAACTGGCGAATATACGACACCCCAGAGTTTAGCAACGTTTATTGTTGAAACCTATGCCAATCATGCCGATCAGCTCAGTCTAAACCCGTTGGCAGAGCAATATCCCTATACAATTGCTCTGCTTAATCTGGCACGTAGTGAAACCACATTAACTGCACTTAATCAAGTAGCACAACAATTAATCACTATCAGCAGTACCAATGTGGCTATGCGACAACATTTGGCCGAGATTCGCCAGCAGAGCCAAAAATTTGATTCCGATGGCTCATATGAGATTAGTCCTAGCGACGAATATATTGATCTTGTGCATTGGCTTGAACGGCTGCAAAGTAGTCCTGAATTAAGTGATCCGACGCTCCAGAGCGCAATTCAGACCAGCTTAAACAGCCTGAGTGGCGCAAATCCTTTGATTTTAGCTGATGCTTCAAGCGGAGCAAGGTATCATATGCCCAGTCGGTATCAATCGATCCCGACAGATTTAAGTGGGGCAAATGGCATTAGCCTCTACTATCCAGCTCCCAACTCACCAAGTGTTCCTACCAGTTTATGGGCCGAATATCGCAATCATCAACGCTTTTCATTAACTCAGGCATCGGCGTGGGATGAATATTTAACCCTAAGCCTTGGGCCATCCGCCTTACCACCTGGCCAAATTCCATTACCTGAGCCAGGCTATCCCTTCAATCAACGCCATGTTGTATATCTCCCGATCAGTCGGAAATAA